The Cryptomeria japonica chromosome 6, Sugi_1.0, whole genome shotgun sequence genomic interval GTAATTATTCGGGCTTCCGATTTTCCGAGATTGATTGTCCGAGAAGGAGATCACCAAGCCGGACTGTTTCTTATAGTTTAGCGCGCCATCACTGCATTCATCGAGCCTTCCAGGTAGGGTATTTACAGTTAAATTTTTGTTTTACAAATTTTGTTTTTatagattttatttaatattatgttcgttttatttaatttcttagtttaaactttatttaatttcttagtttgttttaacagtatattaaatttaactgtTAAATATACTGTTAAATTTAacagttaaatttaatatactgtttTATTAAATTTAACAGTTAAATATATTTaacaatatattaaaatttaaatatactttttgttttacaaattttgtttttatagattttatttaatattatgttcgttttatttaatttcttagtttaaactttatttaatttcttagtttgttttaacagtatattaaatttaactgtTAAATATACTGTTAAATTTAacagttaaatttaatatactgtttTATTAAATTTAACAGTTAAATATATTTaacaatatattaaaatttaaatatactgTTTAATAATTTAACTGTTAAATTTATTATACAATATACAGTATATTTAATAGTTAAATATTAACTATTAAATATATTGTatattgtctaataaatttaacagttaaagttaaactatataataaatatagtttaatttaatttattagtttgttTTATAGAATTATAtttaacagtatattaaatttaacttttaaatttaatatactgttaCATTAAACTTAACTGTTACGTATATTAACATGCTGTTAAAATTTAATTGTTAAATTTATTAGTATATATTTAACAGTATATCAAATTTAACTGTATATAtttaacagtatattaaatttaatatactgttaaatatatacagttaaatttaatatactgtataaatttattagtatatattttcagtatattaaatttatttactgtatatatttaacagtatattaaatttaactgtatatatttatatacagttaaatttaatatactgttaaatatatacagttaaatttagtatatatttaacagtattttaaatttaactgtatatatttaacagtatattaaatttaatatactattaaatatatacagttaaatttaatatactgtaTAAATTTTCAGTATATTAAATTTAGTAACTGTATATATTTAgcagtatattaaatttaactgtATATCCCTCAAAAGTTTAAGATTGAGTGTAATGTTTTTACAGATCTGATTCTTGATAATGCCGCGTCAAAAAGACTTTGCATGGACACATTGCACAGCAGTTCCGGGTAGCACGAAGGTCAAGTGCAATTGGTGTCTAGAAGAGATCAGTGGTggaatttatcgtttcaaatggcaTTTGTCCAAAGAACGAGGAAATAACACCGTGATATGCAAGGCATGCCCTGCAGATGTCTCGTATCAGGCAAAGCAATCTCTTGACGGGATTGCTGAGAGTaaggccaaaaaggcaagaattgggGTTGAACTAGGTTCTAGTTCTGCAGATCCCAGGATGAACCATTTGGGTGAGGAGGATGGTGAAGATGGGAGTTTCAAGGAATCTGGGTCGACACATAATTCTATAGCACGTGGACCAAACACAGGTGGAGGAAACACTAATGCTTTCTTCCAACCTCGTACCACAGCaggatcacaaaccactttggagagtacaggatggaggaaaactgTCACTGAACAAGCAAAGAAGGCAATTGCTAATTATTGGTACTCCTCTCACACGGCATTTCATGCTTCCAGAAATCCATATTGGCAACCCATGATAGATGCTATTGCAGCTGTAGGTCCTGGGTTTCAAGCCCCATCTTGTGAATCATTAAGGGTTGGTATGCTGAaagatgcagtagaggatgttcaaGATGTTGTTAAACAACATCGATTGCAGTGGGCTAGAACTGGTTGCAGCATCATGTCAGATGGTTGGACAGATAGAAGGAACCGAActctcattaacttccttgtctcttgtgagattggcactgtttttttgaaatctgtggatgcatctaatatgatgaaatccacaaatgcattgtttgagatgtatgacgtggtagttacagatgtagggccacaaaatgtggttcaatttatcacaGACAATGCTGCTGCTTGTGTTGCTGCAGGGAGACTTCTGACAGATAAATATCCTTCCATGTTTTTTACACCATGTGCAgcacattgccttgatctaaccctagaggacattggaaaaattgaatgggttAAGGCGGCATTTCAGAAAGCTCACAAGGTTACCAAATTTATTTATAATCACACAAGGGTTTTGGCTATAATGCGCTCTTTCACAGGTGGCAAGGAGCTAGTTCGACCAGGAgtgacaagatttgcaacatatttccttgcattacaaacattatgtgaacaaaaaggtaatttgaggcgaatgtttgtttcagctgagtggatggagtctggtttcacaactcaagcaaatggcatagcagtggcagagtatatgtattctaccacattttgggaatctattgaacaaattgtagaattttcagagcctttagtaaaaatcttgagactagtggatggagataaaccccccatgggatatgtgtatgaggccatggatagggccaaggaggtgatAAAGAGTAAGCTGGAAAATAACAGGGATAAGTATATGCCgttgtgggacataattgataggagatgggatgGACAAATGCACACTCCTCTCCATGCTGCAGGATATTTTCTCAATCCTCTGTTATTCTATAAGACTGACTTCCTAGAAATTGATGCTGAGATCAAACAAGGCTTCTTCAAGTGCATGGAAAAAATGTTTCCTGACTTGGAAAAATTTGATGCGGCTACGATAGAGCTGGAAATGTACAAGCATGCTAAGGGCTTTCTCTCTTCTAGGGCTGCTATACAAAGCAGAAAGACAATTCAACCAGGTAGACTCTATAAACTTttgacaatctctttattttgccaaccactaagtttgttaagattataagatattcttagtcttacaatatcatctccatataatgtgtttttcagctgcatggtgggcttcttttggagatgaaataccaaatttaaggtggatggcggtgcgtattttgagccaaccatgtagctcatcagcttgtgagcgtaattggagtgtgtttgaacacatacattctaagaaacgcaaccgcctatcacaacaacggctgaatgacttggtatttgttcatcacaacctccgcttgaagataaggaaagctcaaggtgagaatattaatatatagttgcAGTTTTTTGAATTGTATTCACTATTCATTGATTTTTCATTTGTAAGGGAAACACTAATTTCTACATGGGCAAAATCAGGAACTATTGAGGAATGCTTGCCAATTGACCTCGATGAGATATATCCAGAGTGCGAGTTGATTGCtgctgatgatgctgatgatgatgatgatgatgttgatgatgattatgttGTTGCTGATCGTCCGATTGTgtctgaagattttgatatcatgaGGCAAGCCAACTTTCGTCCTGAATGGGTTGAAGGAATTAGGACAGGCTCTTGCCCAGGAGCTTCATCATCAGGGCCTCCtgccctctagcatgtcattgcctacatttgagattttggaattttgtacttaATTTACAGgttgactttgttcaaagtcacaaactatattgtaattgacattttgacatctatcaccatctagatattatttatggtgCAGTATATTTTGTGGAACGTAATCAGTGATATGAATATAAGCAACGAAAATCTATTTCTTGCAattcatgttttcaagtgtctattttatttgcctacaatatctctatgccaTGGAAATAccctaaaatatattaaaaaagtagtttttgattgtttttctgcaattttttatgtttttttgtatatccgattttttcccgattttttgaaaaaatcttatacttttgttttgccgattaattccccaaacgattattgTTTCTAtggttcataccattaggaaatagttgattGTTATTCgctctgcatggttagtctgagcccattTTTGTGCGCAGTTCGGTTATTAGATTTGGATGAATGGGTGTAAGAGCCCATCATTTGTATTTAGTAGCTTGAAAATTCAAAATCCCTAGATGATTGCACTGGTTTTTACCTAGTTGAGCTAATTAGCTGGCAaagtaatttctagttattttaaGACTTCCGTCTATGTGTTCAAATATGCTGTCTTAGTTAAATTAGCTAGCTGTTCTTATTTACTCTTTATCCTTAtccctcctttttccccttttttattaAAAGAAGCCCGCAAGTCAAGCTGAAGTAGCATCAATTAGAAGCAAATCAGATGAAATAAGACTGTAAGTTTTTAGGGAACCTGTGAAGCCAATTCCAtctaaccgtaagtcccctttgtgtttccagcaaaacacatcaactacTAAGCTATCCTGCAGTTAAGAGAtgacaaccgaaacattgaggtCATCCCTATTGTTGAATTTaacacagcattagggatttccttatctcaagagaggataggattcttagcattctattctgcgttggccggatgaagtcgtagttccgcgactttagacacgtcaacacgcTCCTTGAGAATTCAACTAAATTGGAGGATGGTTCTCGTTCAAACCATCGTTCCTTTTTATATTAATCCAACCAAAACTGACACTCCAAATATAGGTAAAGACAAGGATTGACATATAAGACATGTGACATGATCATTTCACAAACATAATCAACTCataaaaagttcaaatttggtggTGTCAAAACAAGGCCAACGAGGCATCATCCATTTCAAGTAAGAGGAGTACTGATGGGACAAAGGGTGATTTGTGCGGTGTATAGTGCAACAACTAATAATGTCATTAATAAGGATCTTGTGGTGAGGTGAGGAATTCAAGTTGAGGACCTTCTAGGATTTAGAATTAGGATGGCAAACTGATTCAAAATAAAGTTTCACTAAGTTGATTTCATTGCTAAGCATCTAGTTGCATGGATATACACTCATCGATGCTTTCTATgtgattgggattgggattgggattgatGATATTGGGAATTCCGTGGTTGCACTCTCTTGGTAAATATAGTCAGGATTTCCAAACAAGAGAGTTAAAGTTCACTATTGACAGAAGAAAGATAGTGTTGAAGGCATGGAAAAATGATCCTCTAAAGGTAGTGACGGCGAAGAGGTCGGAAGCATTGTGTGCACATTTCGAAGTCGTTCCTGAGGTATGTCATTACGATAAGATTCATTCTCATGTTGGATCTACATTGTCTAACTTTAATGAAGAATTGATGAATGTGGGAATCAGAGTAGTGCAATGGACATTAAATAAGAACAAGAGACACGATCTTGACTTTGGCAGTTTGATACAGATGATTATTCGACTGGTTTCTAGGAAGGATAAGTGGATAGCAGTTGTAGGTGTCTTGCAGCATAGTGTTTCCAGTAGGAGTTCATATTGGCCTctgagattgatatgggatcctGGTGccaaattgcttgagggcaagcaatcttgggCGGGAGGACTTGTAATGTACCATTTTGGACAGGTTTGGGGAacgtaaatattatttaatttcctAGGCTTAAAAAgtattaaattatttaatgttaTGCTTCAAGTATAATTGAaataatattaaatgattattgacTTTAATTAAAGTCACTAATCAATGATGGGAAAGGAAGGTAGCTGAAAAGGAATAGTATATTAATGTCTTTGGGGATTGATGAAGATATGATTTGGATTAATAATTTCTCTTCACTATAGATTTGAGAGTTTTctcaaaattatatttttggaaggGAGACGTGAGAAATCCACTTTTGGCAGTGAAACCATCTGCCCTAGGTGGACTTGGAAGAATCATCTAGATTCTTCAGTTGGGATAAATATGGAGTTATGGAGATCTGGAGACAAATTTCAGAGATTAAGGATTCAATATTCAGAGTGAGCTGCCAGGTTTCAGGCAaggttatattattttattataaaggtTTTCATTGTATATTCCTTGTATCGTGCAGTTCTGGAAGATTATTACCGTCTCATTATATGATTTGATTACAGCAAAAGGAGATTCATCTCTATTGGGAGGTTCATTAATATTCACCTGATATTATCAGAATGGAATTAACATAATGAGACGTTTATATTTCTGAGCCGCAAATAGCAAATAAATCTTGTCGTGGTCTTCTTTAAATTTCTGTGCTCTCCATGTTGTGAATTTGAAAAGGGGAAAATAAATATTTTCCTGGCAATGAATATCGGCTCGATTAAGCCATTAAGTATTTATGAGTAAATATTTGATTCATTTGATTATTGGCCAAGTGACGCAGCGGAAGGAGTTGTAATTTCAATTAAAGGAAGGAATACAAACATTATCGGTCAAGTATTTTTGAAGGCTGAGCCATCTCTCATAGCACTGAGGACAGGTTATGATTCTCAATTGCCACCTTTTGTGAATGCTTGAGCGCTTGATTTAGTTTCTGAAAGAGTCAATATTGCTGGATATGTTCAGGCAGATGTTCATTTCCTGTGCACAAGAATTCTCTCCGTAGTGCAAGACACTTCCCCTTGTGGCATGGAAATCTCATATCTTGACCATAATAGTATTTGCACTGCGTGAAGAACTAATGTTTGGGTGGTTTCGAATATTCACATTGTGGGGGATAAGGCAGTGGATATCTGCGGTTAATCTCTTATACTTGTCCACCTCATCCTCATGGAAGGAGCCGTTATGGTTAATTGGTATTCTTCAGGCTGGGCATGAGTTTGGATTTCTGTCTCTTCATGCGCGTGGACTACCATCCCTCACCTGTGCATAGGTATGTCAACCTGGTTTGGTATTACAGACAGCTACTTTCTTGATTGGTGCTGCTCTCTATCTATTATCGATAACTCTTATTGGAAAGAATATTTGTATACCATCGCATGAAGCTCCTATTAACAGTTACAATTTCAAGAACAGAAGAATGACTCATCTGTCATAGACTGAAACATGCAAATTAAAGGTCAGAGTTTAATATTTCTATTGTTCAGAAATCTGCCTTATACTGTTTCTTTGAACTGCATAAACATAAAATTTCAGTCAAATGTTAGTGTGTCCAATCGTATTTGCATCATGATATGAATTTATGTTTGTGAATTTTGAGTTGTTAACATATTCAGCTACTTATGAATGTACaagtccacaacacataacatcactaagCAATTAAAGCATACAACCAGCATTAGAGCAAAGTGTTTGATGAAATCTCTCCGTTGGAAAGATCTTAAAACAACCATTGAGGATATTACTGAAGGTAACTGATCAGAGGTTTAATGTTCACCTTGTCTTGATCCCATGAACATTTCTTCTTAACCGCTGCTGTTGACCATATACTAGCTCCAGcttttatttcattttatataGCAATCATTGTTTCTTATTTGTGCCTTCTGTGGAATGAAAATAGTAACCATTCTAACTTTCAGTTTATACTGGACTCTGTTTGGTCCTTGCCTCCCTTCACATAGCTATTTTGATTCATACTTGTAAATGGCCAGAGTTTACCTGCCTATATCTATAGCTTTAGTTCCCCAACTGGGCCAAAACAAGTGTCTGATAGGTGGATAGGGCTGCCATTTACCTCTACTGATGCTATCAttgttttattttagttttttggtTCTTGGTGAGCTTTTCAACTTTTAGTGTAGTTTTTTCTACCATTTTACTATTCTATTGTAACTTAATGCATTCACAAGTCTCATTGACCTAATATGATTAACCACAAACATTTGTATAAACTTTTTTCTTTCTTGACAAAGATCATTCAACAAGGCAACAATAAAATCTTGCTTAGAGCTGTGATCTGAATGCTTGGTAAAGTGTTGAATGACAACTGAATTTTTGATGAAACCATATGTTTGAGCCAAACTAAGCTTGTATATGTTGGTTTGCATCTGCATTCTGTTTTCAACATAGAAGAACAGAATTAACAACAAATGTATTGAATGTTAATGCGCTAATAAATTGTATTGAGTTCATTTTTCTGCTTTGCTTTAACAGAAAATATAATTCATTTGCAGCTCTTCAATGGAAGGTTCCTTTCATTAAATAAATCTGAATCTGGGAAAGCTTATTGATTAAATCCTTTGCTGTGTACTGCTTGCAGTGGGCAAAAGAGAGGACATCTGCGTGGACTGATTGAAGTCATTGTTGAATGTCAAATCCGTAGAGCTGATGAAAGCTGTTCAGAAAGCAATCTAAATTGTGACAAAATGGAAAATAAAAAGACCATATATCTCCATTTGAAGAGATATGTTCGTGGACCCCGCTTTGCAAATTTTGGGTTTCTAAGTAAAGCTGAGGCTAAGTACCCCGAAGGTAGTCATGTAGCAGTAAGTGGCAAGGTAGGAAGACAATCTCTGTAATCATTATTTTTCATAGGACTTCTAATCATCTATAATTACATTTTAGAATCTGGTTGTTTTCTAGAAATATTTTGTGTGTTTAGAAGCATGTGTATGTCCTAAATCATTTATCATTTTTACTTCAGTTTTTTTTGGCTCAGTTTACTTTTTCAGAATCTTCTTGCGACTAAACTATAGCAAATCAAATGTCAAGGTGTATTTCAATATCTTTGTTATTTGCAACATTATGTTAGGAAATTTTGAGTTGTGTTAAGTTGTTTCCGTCTTCAATGAATATGCAAGTATCAGATTTCCATGCTTGTGCAGTTATATGCTTTTTGGGACAACCAAGAACATTATATTCCCCCCTATGCCAAAGCTCAAGCTTGACTAAGTTGGTGTAAATACACCTTTTATTTTATGTTAAAATTTAGGTTAATTTTCTACATTGGCCTTGGTATCTAGGGTGTGCACTTTGAACAAACATGTGCACCTGCAATCTGGAATGGAAAGTGAATATGTTTCCAAAGTATTTGGTAGGTGCTTACCATGAGGTGGCACCTCGAGAGCCATCTTTCAACTACTTACATTTGGGATGCTCATAGCTATTTGTAAAGCAAATTGAGACATGAATCAATACCAGTTGGAAGCAATCTTGGTGTTCTTGTATCTGTTTCAGCGTCATGTTGTCAAGCTAGCAATCTCATGTTTTGATAGGTTATATGTTTCCTCAGGGTCTGTGGGTGAATTCCCTTGTCGATTTTTACATGATATCAGGTTCTGAAGGGTTCCAATTACTCCTATAGCATCTTGTCTGGTTCATTGTTGTTGTTGCATTTTTGGCCACTTTCAGATATTTTAACGTAGGGTTTGCCAAACTCATAtctgttttcaacattttctttttgCAGCTGTAAAAATATCAGAGTTGACTCCAATTCTGTCTTGATCAGATGTTATGCAACAAATTTATGTCAGTTTGATGCTTTGTTTCATATTTTCCattctattatttttatttaaaaaaataattgagATCATTTTGTTGTTATAAAAGGGGAATTTTTTTTACTAACAATAAAGTTAGGGGGAGGTTTCTTTAGCTTACCATCCCTGATGTAAGGCTGGTGTCCTGTTAAGCAGTCCACAACAACCTCCGTTGGCCATCCCCATTGCCCTCTTTATTGATCTCTTGTTTCCCAACACGTCCATACCAACTATCACCTAGTCATCTATGTGCAGCTCTCCTGCCTTGGAATTCTCAACCCTTCTTTTGCTGTTCCTGTTGGAAAATCCATGGCCACTGCCCATCATTGTAGTGCTTTAATAAAGTGCCATATATTTTCTTACATGAGCTTAGCTTTTGTGCTTCACAATCCCTGTTTGAAGCACTTGTCCTTGCTGTTTCCGGCCAGTGCCTTCCACTTTATCCCTTGCTGCTTGACACCTAGTGTGGGACTTCTTTAAGTCAACCTTTCTGCTGCTGGTCCTAGTGCGTCCTGACTAGCAATTGACTTACCTTCACTGCTGACTCACCTTACTTGTGTTGATCAGCCTAAAGTTGACCCTGACTGCCCCATGATGTCAAATACAACCACCTTTTTGAGCTGTCCCTTTCAGGTCTGATTGCCTTTCATCCAACTCCAGCTAAGCTTAGTGCTCTTCTTGGTCTCCAGCAAGTTTGCACCTAGCATAAGCTAGTTTATCATTGTCGAAGACAAAAGTGTGGCCTGATTTGGCAGGAGGCTAAACCTCTAATAAAAGTCACTTTTTGTAGGTACTGGTCGCATGGGTTCTTGAGCACTCTGTAAGGGGGGCTAAGTTTTTTGCCCTCACCAATTCACCTTTTGTTTTGGAGATCCCTTCTTTTGTCCACAACTTTTCCATACAGGAGTGTTCTTAAGCATTTTTGGAATTCTTGGAAAGCACATCGTAGTTTTTTTTTTCTACTGGAACATACTTTTCCGTAGTCTTTTAGGAAACTCTTTTGGAATTATTTTGTGCCAAAAACTATTAAGCGTCATTCCTTTTGAGTCTGGAGCAGTTTTGAGTTTTTATTGAATTATTGTATTTTTGTGAGATCTATCTAGTGGTGGAGTCATTTCAGATTTATGTTAACTACTATAATCTGTTCTTTTTGTTTTCATAATCTATTAGCAATTCCAATTTGAGTACATTCTGAAGTAGTAACAATGAAATTGTAAGATGAAATAAGTTAATATGTTCTCAAATTTTGTGGGGACACTATATAGGAACTATTGTTTATGCCTTGTTTAAAGTGtgttgatgtgcatgcattatcACAACATCTAATGAATTTCGTTGTTTCCATGCTTTTCTTTCTCTATTTCCCAATTGGTTATCTGATAGATTGCAGAGTTTCTTTTCCAACACCTTGTTAGGAAAGTGGTGTCtaaccttgcaataataaaagcTTATGGTTGATAAATGAGCGTAGGGGGTTGGGCACTCCCCTTATAGGGTCTAGGGGGAATGGCCCCACTAGAAGGGGGTCCAATGGTAGTGCGCCTTAGTGGGGGTTCGGGTGCAACACCCTTGaaagccacattttatgtataatttatcattgtaaatcttgaccatttatcATTTAGTCTGTGATGGTGGAtattttgtgtgcttttcttgtCCTAGAAGGCACCCTATTTTATGAGAGCATTGCATTATGACTGTGTATTTTGTGATGTATTGTGAGAGTTTGATAGCTGTTGAGTTGCCTCGAGATGTTTGTTGGTGATACTCCTGGGAgaagctttctttgcaagtatattataatctattgtTGATTAATGAATAGTATATCGGGTGGATTTTGGAGTGTAGGGTtgttctcccaaaagggttttccccatgtaaatcattgtgttgtggtatgtatgttatatatgtttatttttgttaagtttttgtaattgttgtaaatATCTAAAGAGTTTTGCAtagccctcctctcaaggttagtgtctACTCTTAACTttcttacaattggtattagagcttgatcatctttggttttagttgtgggttgttgagtTTTTTAAATTAATCCAGAGTTGAGTGGGAGTTTGGGGAAAAGATACTttgtgatcttgttgtaggaatttttagatggcaagttcatgttggttgaaaattttgtacacctggggaatgtacaaaattgtggtttcagccacagtgcgtgagtatgatactctcctaattaagggaactCCCGCTACCTATAAACTATTCTTAAACTAAAAATGGATGAGACAATAGTTTTTCCTTCTTCCTTCAAGAAAAactatatccttttctcttcacagaaaagagATAGCAATTGAAAATAACAGTAGTAACAACTTATAAAATAAAGTGAGAGAAAGAAAATAAAGTTtcttgaaagcacaaagacttctgtcacttccttcgggacaggactataatatcaagctcaaagtctcgAATATgtgaaatcctatctacccttttctaaaTTAATGATAACAAGAACGAAGTATGgcagcacaaagtctgaaatatcttattcttctCTTCATAAAACAACAAGAACTAGTGTGAGCTCAAAGTCTCCCAACTATTTCTTATCACAAAATCTACTTCTACTTCCTCTCAAGAACAAGTGTAGGCTCAAAATCCTAcaacttctctcaacaaaatatctACTCTAACtgatattaatctccaatacttgcaacacaaagtctgcaaatcaaatttgattaagcacTTATAGAAACATTAgcaagaaagataatattgaacacAAGCTCAAGATATTTAGCACAAAGTCTCAATCCTTGAgcaatcttcttctatttctttcaacttCAATTCACATATAAAAAGCATAAAGTCTTTCTTGCTGTAAATTTTAGTAGAGTTCTCTTGCTTGCttttcaaaagataaaaattacaatagaccccctcaaatatttataggagaggagtcttgagaaaaaggtgggaggatctcaactaacttgagaaattctctcaaccaccatgacttattcaactactaaaacttattcaaaattacaagtcctattctaattTGACTTGTAATTATtgaacttgcaattacaaaaatgcaagtaatgacttagcttgcaatttacaaaattgcTTTTACAAGTAAGCTTGCCAACAAAGAAACTACAATACTGAAATTATAATTTTGAGactacaactaagtgttgaaaaacattaCAACATGTTTGGCCATGAACCCTTCAAACTTCTAGATGATCATTTGCAGTTTATCAGGATTTGGTTTGTGAGTATTCTTCGCAACGATCATGGTTTTCACAACAACATCGCTGGAACGAAGGATTGTGATGCTGTTCTTCTCAAGAGAAGACTGGATTTCCCACAATAAGATTTGGTATTTCACCAAAGCTTGAATAAATACAACTGAAAATTGTTCATTACTCCATTCATGGTGAATCTTCATCTATAGATCTGAGAGAACTTCCTCTTTTGGCAATAATTCCCCATTCTGATCCATAACATTACAAGAGGCTTTCTCACAACAAGAAACAACATCTCGCAACGCTTCAGTGCGTAATTTCATGGCATCATTAATATCCTCAATGAGTGACTTGAGAACAAGCACTTTGTTCTCCAAAAGTTCTTCAAATTCTAGGTACATGAATCTGGAAGCTGATTTACCCAAGAATCGAgcgcttgtaccttttgagcagttCTTTCAACTCCTTGGATTGATTCTTTTGCATTTGACGAAGTTGAAGGATTGTCCTCTTCATTAGAAGACTTGGTGATCTTTTGAATTGCGGCAACAAGTTGCacattttcctcttctagcttatccttctttgctagaagttcattaTACCGCTGCCAATGAGGCTACAAATTGTTGAGCATCATGTTTGACCACTtcatgcgtttgtttgcccaactcCACCCTTGTGATCCTGTAATCAGCAACTTGCATCTCTTCCTGTGGCTTGTCTACAATTggctcaacaatttcagccaccttcatcttGTTACTATCAACTGTTACCCTTGAAATCGTCTTAGCCCTTTTGGCAACCTTGGGTTTTTATTGTTTG includes:
- the LOC131039041 gene encoding uncharacterized protein LOC131039041, which encodes MPRQKDFAWTHCTAVPGSTKVKCNWCLEEISGGIYRFKWHLSKERGNNTVICKACPADVSYQAKQSLDGIAESKAKKARIGVELGSSSADPRMNHLGEEDGEDGSFKESGSTHNSIARGPNTGGGNTNAFFQPRTTAGSQTTLESTGWRKTVTEQAKKAIANYWYSSHTAFHASRNPYWQPMIDAIAAVGPGFQAPSCESLRVGMLKDAVEDVQDVVKQHRLQWARTGCSIMSDGWTDRRNRTLINFLVSCEIGTVFLKSVDASNMMKSTNALFEMYDVVVTDVGPQNVVQFITDNAAACVAAGRLLTDKYPSMFFTPCAAHCLDLTLEDIGKIEWVKAAFQKAHKVTKFIYNHTRVLAIMRSFTGGKELVRPGVTRFATYFLALQTLCEQKGNLRRMFVSAEWMESGFTTQANGIAVAEYMYSTTFWESIEQIVEFSEPLVKILRLVDGDKPPMGYVYEAMDRAKEVIKSKLENNRDKYMPLWDIIDRRWDGQMHTPLHAAGYFLNPLLFYKTDFLEIDAEIKQGFFKCMEKMFPDLEKFDAATIELEMYKHAKGFLSSRAAIQSRKTIQPAAWWASFGDEIPNLRWMAVRILSQPCSSSACERNWSVFEHIHSKKRNRLSQQRLNDLVFVHHNLRLKIRKAQGTIEECLPIDLDEIYPECELIAADDADDDDDDVDDDYVVADRPIVSEDFDIMRQANFRPEWVEGIRTGSCPGASSSGPPAL